ATGTGCCCATTGTGCTTAAACTTAAGTAATCAGGTCATGGGATTTGAGAGGGAAAAGGATGATGTAATAAGTGGGAGGAGCCATGGGTGATGCAGTTTGGTTTTGAGTCAGTCAGTTTAGATTTGGTTGTGAACAGAACAGCAGCTCTGGAAAAGCTCTGGTTTGACACAGGTAAGAATCGGCAGGCTgtttagaaaatagaacatagaaaaatacagcacagaacaggcccttcgacccatggtGTTgttccgaacctttgtcctagattaatcatagattatcattgaatttacagtgcaaaaggaggccattcggcccattgagtctgcaccagctcttggaaagagcaccctacccaaggtcaacacctccacccaacactaagggcaattttggacactaagggcaatttatcatggccaatccacctaacctgcacatctttggactgtgggaggaaaccggagcacccggaggaaacccacgcacacacggggaggatgtgcagactccgcacagacagtgacccaagccggaatcgaacctgggaccctggagctgtgaagcaattgtgctatccacaatgctaccctgctgcccttaagaacaaattaatctacattatataattctaccgtaatccatgtacctatccaatagctgcctgaaggtccctaatgtttccgactcaactacttccacaggcagtgcattccatgcccccactactctctgggtaaagaacctacctctgacatcccccctatatcttccaccattcatcttaaatttatgtccccttgtaatgctttgttggGGAACAAGGGGAATTTGGGGAACaagctggggaaaaagtctctgtctactctatctattcccctgatcatcttataaacctctatcaagtcgcccctcatccttctccgttctaataagataaggcctagcaccctcaacctttcctcgtaagacctactctccattccaggcaacatcctggtaaatctcctttgcaccttttccaaagcttccacatccttcctaaaatgaggtgaccagaactgtatacagtactccaaatgtggccttaccaaagttttgtacagctgcatcatcacctcacggctcttaaattcaatccctctgttaatgaacgctaacacaccataggccttcttcacagctctatccacttgagtggcaactttcaaagatgtatgaacatagaccccaagatctctctgctcctccacattgccaagaactctaccgttaaccctgtattccgcattcatatttgtccttccaaaatggacaacctcacacttttcagggttaaactccatctgccacttctcagcccagctttgcatcctatctatgtctctttgcagccgacaacacaactccaccaaacttcgtatcatctgcaaatttactgacccacccttcaactccctcatccaagtcattaatgaaaatcacaaacagcagaggacccagaactgaaggatctctctctctccaagacaTCACAATACAGCAGGAGTTCCCATGTTGCTACCGTATTAAAAAGTGGGTTTTGACctaagatgggttttgcttgattggagaaatTGTGTGTTGAATAAATATTGTTGAACTTGAatttgtgtttgtggtttgttctcCTTGTTATTATAGACACCTAGATAAAACCTTTAAGTGAACTGGTTGAAAGCATCAgaggttttacagatacaacacCCGCCAAACACCTTGTCCAGGATGGTGTTTGAGTTTTTGAGTAatattagagctgcactcatccatgcatgTGGAGAGAAATTAATCACACCCCTTGTAGAagatggacaagctttggggagtcagaagtcaAATTACTTGCCTCCGTCATCCCAGTCTTGACCTGCTCCTTGTAACTACAGTacttacatggctggtccagttcagtttgtggtcaatgattACCCCAATTCAGCAATTGTAAAGACTTTGAAAaggggatatatatatattttaaagagatggtcattgcctggaacttgtgtggcacaaatatcacttgccacttttcagcccaaacaCCAATGCATGCTGGTATGTACTGCtcaagtatctgaggagttgtaaatgtTACTGAATACTTTTGTAATAATCAGTGAACATCCCActtctttagcgtggccaatccacctaccctgcacatcgttgggttgtgggggtgagacccacgcagacacggggagaatgtgcaaacttcacatagacagtgacccgggccaggattgaacccgggtactCGCCGTcttgaggcagtagtgccaaccactgcatcaccgtgccaccctacaTCTGCACTTCTGATCTtaggatggagggaaggtcattgatgaagcaacttaaGTGAGTTGGGCTGAACACTACCCAGAGGAGTCCCTGTAGCATTTCCCTGGCATGGAGATGTTTGGCCATCAATAACAACTCTAATTTTCCTTTTTATTTTGTATGACTTTAACCAAgaagtttcccctgattcccattcacttcaattgtgctagagctccttgatgccactgtTAAATGCAGCCTTGATAGTCAAGGGTCACTCtcgctcacctctggagttcagttttTGTccatgtcacaacaccctgggctagtgcacggtcaattctagcccatttgacctggagtcgcaacacagatGAAATAGATTTATTTTAATAGTCGTGGCTTTGGTCCGAATGGGTCAAACCTGGCTCCAGGTGGGACTGCCCCAGGAGGAAACTGCCCTGCTATTCCTGCCGAAGGATCAAAGCCATGAATCGTGGTACTCCTGACCTTAAAAGGATCGACAATCATTCCACCTCTTTGATCGCCAAATGGGTCGAGATCATCTCCTCCTGAAATAAATGGTGCCATAGGGTCAGACCAGAGGGGCTGCCTCTGTGGTGCATTGGGTGGAATGGAGTGTCCCTGTGTGGTTCAATGAGGTGGAACGAGAGTGacctttgacatcaaggctgcatttaagTGTCATCAAGGAATAGGATGAACTGGTTTCCttccttggggctggtttagcacactgggctaaatcactgggttttaaagcagaccaaggcaggccagcagcacggttcaattcccataccagcctccccgaacaggtgcctgtggctactaggggcttttcacagtaacttaattgaagcctacttgtgacaataagcaattttctttttgtggcgactaggggcttttcacagtaacttcattttaggtaatgcattttggaaggtttaatgcaggtagggaatatacagtgaatggtagaaccctcaagagtattgaaagtcaaagagatctaggagtacaggtccacaggtcattgaaaggggcaacacaggtggagaaggtagtcaagaaggcatacggcatgctggccttcattggccggggcattgagtataagaattggcaagtcatgttgcagctgtatagaaccttagttaggccacacttggagtatagtgttcaattctggtcgccacactaccagaaggatgtggaggctttagagagggtgcagaagagatttaccagaatgttgcctggtatggagggcataagctatgaggagcggttgaataaactcggtttgttctcactggaacaaaggaggttgaggggcgacctgatagaggtatacaaaattatgaggggcatagacagagtgtatagtcagaggcttttccccagcgtagaggggtcaattactaggggggcataggtttaaggtgagaggggcaaggtttagagtagatgtacgaggcaagtttttttacgcagagggtagtgggtacctggaactcgctaccggaggaggtagtggaagcagggacgatagggacatttaaggggcaccttgacaaatatatgaataggatgggaatagaaggatacggacccaggaagggtagaagattgtcgtttagtcgggcagtatggtcggcacgggcttggagggccgaagggcctgttcctgtgctgtacatttctttgttctttctgtgGCCCTTCTCCAGCCCTCTGTTTCGTGCCAACTAAAGGAGAAACTATTGTTGATTCAATATGTCTCCACAACTCCTCTTCCTTTCTTGACGACTGTCATACTGCTGCAGGTGATCTGATTTGACAAAACTACTCCAGATAAATGTTCACAGATGTGATCAAAATAGCAAGTACATTAGTTAAAAATTGAAAAATTGGACAAATGTTTTCACCCAAATAGTAAGAGTTGTTGAATGAGTAGTCAGGGAAAGACACTGAAGTAGAGATGAAGGATCAACTTTGGCTAAAAATAGGACAGTTCTTCTGGCGCAACATCCTCTTTCAGTTCCTAAATCACAATTGGGAGTCACTTGCATTCAACGTGATGAAACTTCACTGCCTGTGTTCAATTCCACTGAAATCTAAACTGCACAATTCTCGTTAATTCAGGAACAAATTCAGCCTCACTGAGGATTTACACCTCCATCTCAGGGTCTTATGGGAATAGATCTTTAAAAAGTCTCTTTGCTCCCACATTGGGCCAACATCCCAAGAACGATAGAACTCATCAATGGGATTGTCAAACTATTTGCGTCTAGTCTCCTGTCTGACGTTTCCTGCTTCACAAGTCCTGGGCCAACGGCAGCTCCTACTGCCAACGCAGTCACCTCAGTACATATCAAGAATTAAACCTGAAACCTTCTGGTCTTCTAACTCTGATTTTATGAAACGGAGTCCATCACGAGTTTATACCACAGTGTTTAAAAAGACCCCAAACAAGAACTGAAGACAAAAGTTGGCGAATGCAAAATAAGTTTTATTGTGTAGAATTTAGGCAGGGCAGGTGAGTGGCATACCTACCCTTTTAAAGGTTTATGTGCTGCATAAAGGACACACAAATTAATCAATTCCATAGGAATTTCAGTGACTCTTGAACTGGCTATTTATTGGTCATGGAAATGGGATGCTGCGTAGAATCCTCTGGAGAATCTCATTTCCTCGAAGGGCATGAAGTGTGTCTTCATACAGGTGGTTCACCGCGCTACACAGCTGCTCGTGTGGGAAGTCTGTTCTCctgcacatcaccacagtgatgACGGTGCCTAGCAGCAGGAAGAGCAGCACCTTCAGCAGCACTTGGTGGAATAAGTGTCCCTTTTGAGATGATGATGGACTGGAGGAAAAAGCTGGTTCTAAAAGGGATCATAGGATGGAGAAAACAAACAATGATTTAATTAAAACATGTATTCtcgaacaactaataactgctttaACTGAGAAATCTGGATGGCACAAGCCAAAGCCTATTAACACACAGGTAACGATGTAGTATTAAGAACTAGGCACAATTCTTCTTTATGGTTCAGCCCCGTCTCCACTGCAGGGGAAAAAAgcagattactgcggatgctggaatctgaaacagtagagaaaatgctggaaaatctcagcaggtcggaaagcatttgtagggagagaaaagagcttacgtttcgagtccagataactctttgtcaaagcttgaagcaaagactcgaaacgttagctcttttctctccctacagaagctgccagacctgctgagattttccagcattttagaacatagaatatacaatgcaggaggaggccattcggcccatcgagtctgcaccgacccacttaagccctcacttccaacccatccgcgtaacccaataacgccatctatctttttagtcactaagggcaattcatcagggccaatccacctaacctgcacgtcttttggactcTCCACTGCATTGGAAGTGGCTGGAAGCCCTTTCATAGACTGCACAGTTTCGGCAACTTtggtttattctttcacaggatgctttgcgttgggggtggggggggatgtcacaggtaaggccagcatttattgcccatcccccaaTTGCCCTTGCAAAGGTAGTAGTGAGCCTTTTTGAACTGTTGCAGACACCTGGTAtaggtgtacccacagtgctgttaagaagggagaGTTTCAGGATTtcaatccagtgacagtgaaggaacagtgataataGTGCAGAGTCAGGATGGCGTGATAGGTGATGTTGGGACACAATGGGTAGCGTCCCTGCTTCTGAGCCAGAAGCTTtgggttcaagttccaccccaggacctgatggccaaggaagacaCGCTCACAACACTGCCAAATAGGTTGACTATCAACCTGCAAAATTTTTCCACCAAGGCAACTGCAGGTGGTAAGGGCGGGAGGGATTCCTGATCAGTCATTCAGATGGCAACCATCAGGCGTGAACATTGCCTCAACCAAGCATAATTAAaccggagcagaattatgccaacaTACTCTCTGCTGTGATCTCCAATACTAGTGTGCCAGCACTCCGGTCACTGGCACCAACATTATTCACTTTCTTTTGCTCATCATTCAGAGGTTTGTCCTTCCAGTTTACACCCTTGTTATGGAAACTTATGGCCTGCCAAATATGCACTGGTATTTTCCTTGCTATGAGCCATCTCATCCACTCCCCATTTTAGATCCATTACTGACATCTCATCTTAATGACAGTGCTTCCAATGCTGTGCCACTCCCCAGTAACACACTGGGATGTAAACTTGAATTATAATACTCCAGTCTAGAGTGGAATTGAACCCCCAACTTGTGCCTCTGAGGAGAGAGTGCTAGCACTGTATTGTAGAACGGAGAAGGCATCCAAAAATTCCAACTGGTATCTTTACAGCTAGATGTCTACTGTTGCAGAGTTGGAGAAAAGGCGTGAAGCCTTTAATTAAGCAAAAATCTACTTTGCTTTCAAAGTTGTGGATTTTGCTTCAGAAGGGGGCTGCAGCAGAAAATTCCAGGGTCTCACCAGCTTCCATGTAAAGGGGTTTTCCTCGATTCTTTTAATTCTCTGCTGACCAGTGAAAATCATCTCATTTTGTCAGCAAATTAGAATCAATGGAATAAAGGATTAGCAACATTTgacacaaaattggctgagtgacaggaaaagaGAGTAGTTGTGGACAGTTGTTTTTTTAGATTAGGGGAAAGTCACATTGCAGGGCTCCGCAGGGGTCAGTATTAGGAaccggtttaaaaaaaaatattaataacctaTATTTAAGACATGCAAGGCACAATTTTAAATTTGCGAATTACAAAATTTAGAAGTATTATGAACAATGAGTAGGACAGTGCCAACATTCAGGAGTACATAAACGGGCTGGTGGAATGTGATGACAAGTGAGAGATGAGATTGAATGCAGAGCGGGGTGATTTCTTTTGGTAGGAGGAATGGGCaatggcaatataaaataaagggtgcaATTATAAAGGGGTGCAAGGGTAGTGGGACCTTAGGATGTATATACATGAATTTCTGAAAATGGCAGGGCAAGTTGAGAAAACCAGTAATAAACCTTATGGTCGAAGGAGGGAGTAGGCGAGGGAAAGGTGTCCAAGATTTCTAAGGAGCTGATGGACTGCGAGGGAGCCCTGATAGGAGAAGTTAAACGGaaatgggaggtggaggggggttggaggcAGGGATCTGGGAGGAGGCCCGGATGTGGGAGGAGGCCCGGAGGAGGGTGAATGAGTCCCTGTCGTGTGCAAGGTTTAGTCCTATCTAGTTCAAAGTAgttcacagggcgcacatgacggcggctaggatgagtagattctttgagggagtagaggacaggtgtgggctgtGCATGGGGAGGTCTGTAAACCATGTCAACATGTTCTCGGCATGTCTGAAACTAAAGGAGCTCTGGAAGGTATTCGTGGACGTAATAtctgaggtgttgagggtgaaggtggtcaatatttggggtgtcggaagatcgggagtccaggggcgagagaggctgatgttttggcctttgcctccctgaaagcccagagatggattttgtttgggtggagggactcggaaccaccAAACTCGGGGCTGTGTGTGAACGACCTGGCGGATTTCCTGAGGTTAGAAAAAATTCAGCTCGTCTTAAGAGGGCCGGTTgatgggttcacctggaggtggaagcAGTTTATCGACTTCTTGAAGGAGGAATGAggtgtcagtgagggggtggggggtgattttgattatttattatgttgtgggggaggggggttgattaTTTATTCTGTCGTGGGGGGGTTgattatttattatgttgtgggggggggtgttgattatttattatgttgtggGGAGGGTTGATTATTTGTTATGTTGTGGGTGGGGTGTTgattatttattatgttgtggGTGGGGTGTTgattatttattatgttgtggggggggtgttgattatttattatgttgtggGGAGGGTTGATTATTTATTATGTTGCACCATTTTGTTCTTGCTCTTATTTGTGAGTTTGTTGTTTATTCAAATACCttaacaaaatatatattttttaaaccttATGGTACCCTGGGGTTTATCAACAGGGGCACAGTGTACACAAGCAAAGAAGTTATGATAAACCAATATGAAATACTGGTTCAGCCTGAACTGGAGTATTTTGTCTCATTCTGGGTGCCACACCTTTTGAAGGATATTAGAATTCATGAGAATAGTTCCAGAGGTGAGGAACTTTGGTTACATGGGAAGATTGGAGAAAATGGAGCTGTTTCCTTGGAGGAGGTAAGAAGGAGTATAAACAAAGAATGTTGGAAATTATTAGTAGCCTGAGGCAAGAGAAACATTTCAAGTCAAATATTACTCTTCTTCAGAACTCGAGTATTTCCAGTACTTTCCGTtgtatttccaacatctgcagcattttgtttttatttaaaaaataaataaatttagagtattcaattatttttttccaattaagggacaattcagatggccaatccacttaccctgcacatcttttgagttgtgggggtgagacccacgaagacacagggagaatgtgcaaacttcacacggacagtgacccagggccaggatcaaacctgggacctcgatgccgtgaggcagcggtgctaaccactgcgccgtgttgcccacattttgcttttatttaagattgaaaaaggagatttgattgagatatccaaaataataatctttattactgtcacaagtaggcttacattaacactgtaaagaagttaccgtgaaaatcccctagttgcaacactctgggcgcctgttcgggtctacggagggagaattcagaatgtccaattcacctaacaatcacgtcatcgggcttgtgggaggaaaccggagaacccggaggaaacccacgcagacacagggagaacgtgccgtctccgcacagtgacccaagccgggaatcgaacctgggaagctggcgctgtgaagcaacagtgctaaccaccgtactaCCCATgatagagtagatggggagaaactattCCTGTTGGCCGAAGGGTCGATAACCAGAGGACACCAATTGAAAGTGTTTGGCAAAAGCAGCAACGGAGACAAAAAAATCTCTTCCACGCAACAGGtagtcaggatctggaatgcattgcactACCAGAGTGTGTGGTGAAGCAGATTTAATTGTGGCTCAAGACGTGATCCATTATTTAAAGAGGAAAACCATGCAGGGCTACAGAGGAGTGGATCTAGGCGAGTTGCTATTGCAGAGTGCTAGCACAGATAGAAACGTCCAAATGGCCTTCTGCTATGCTGAAACCATTAAAATTTTATGATCATAAGCCATTTAACTCTAGCCAAAAAACTGAACTTTTGAGATTGGTCTTCATATTATGCCCAAAATGTTCAGAATGCAACATCAAGCCCAGCAACGAAGCTCAAATCTGTGACTGAGTTTTTAAGTTGACAGCAGACACACCATGGCATTCTAAGGTTAACAAGGAGGAAGGATAAAACAACATTAATCAGGCTTCCTACTGCTGCTTGCCACCCACTTATTTCTGTATATGTGGACACAGTCAGGGCAAGTCAGACTGGACTTCTAAAGGCTTCCACAATCGAGAAACTATCAACGCGCACTCTTAGCTCTAGCTATTGTAGTGGAGACGTCTGGTACCCTTTAAACCACACTCAGGAAGTGAGCAAGCCTTCAGGGGCTGAGGGAACAATGATGCTAAATTGGGTAAGGGAAAATAAATAATGAAGCGATTTCAATTTTCAGGAGTTCATATTGAGAGAATGATAAACTTGCTTCTCACTGCCGGTTTCTAGTACCTTGCATGGCTCATGGAGCAGATGCAATCCCGAGCAAAATGTTTGCAATTCTGCACAGCTCACCCACCTTCCACATTTCACTTACTTTCCAACGTACCAATAGGTTTCTCCTCCTTTGGCTGGTTGAATCTCTGTAATTTCTGTGCATCATACTCCTTCCTGCGCCTCTCCTTCTCCTCCATTTTCTCTCGTTTACGCAGCTCCCGTTCCCTTGCTTCCTTAGCCCGCATTTCTGATTCACGCCTTTTCTCCAACTCTGCAACAACAGACATTTCGCTGTAAAGATAGTAGCTGGCGCTTTTGGATGTTGTCGTTCGTTCTACAATACAGTGCTAGCACTCTCTCCTCAGAggcagaaagttgtgggttcaattcCACTCCCGACTGGAGTATTATAATTCAAGTTTACATCTCTGTGTGTTACTGGAGAGTGGCATAGTATTGGAAGCACTGTCATTAAGATGAGATGTCAAACCAAGTTTCTATTTTGTGTGTTCATATGGCCTAATGTTGTGCTGGAAGGGTTATGTAATAATCAGATGAGGGCTCTATTGATGTAAAATAATGTTGCATTCTACTGAATGTGTTTCAATTTTATTGCTACAGGTCTTATCATGCAAGTTTATGCCTTCATGATGCCTGTGAGGTAGTCCAGAGAAGAGGTTTAGTTTGGACAATGAATGGTAACCTAAGTGCTGGAGGATGCTGGTCCCCATgaaactgccaccccccccccccccccccccccccccacccccggtgtgtTGGGGTGGTTGGAGGGGCACAGTGGTAAAAAGGAGACAATATCAAAAAAGGCTGCAGCTTGCTTGCACTTTTGACTGGCTCACAATTCCACTCTCAGCAACCCTGTACCCGGATGAACGTCTATTTTAGATATTCCACCTCTTACCCCTTTCAACCTGCAGCCGCCGCTGTTTCTCACGATCTTGTTCAGACTGAATAGTTTTCATGTACCGCAGAACCTGTAGCATCAGAGTGAAACTAAAGTTAATGTTGGATTTTCATAATATAGAGATTCCTACTTTATATCAAACTTTGCATAATACTTGAAAAAATGCTATTTTCAATTATCCGCTTTCACTAAAATTACTGCACTACACCATTACTGGCAGACAAGTACAGAACcacagaatataaaagcaggaataggccatttggcccttcaagtctcaATTGTCTTTCTACCAGACACCCGTCTTAAACTCATGTTTTCTTCCTTACATTAATTTCTATCTCATTTTTCATCTAGGTTGTTTTCCCTACCTTTCCCCTTTAAGGGAAACCCCCCCACTGTGTCTGGACCATTTCCGTTTTGAAGGgagcccattgttcagctacagtttTGTCTACCAACCTTTTGTTCCAGTCTATCCGGCCCAGCTccgttcttgccccattgaagtcagctctcccccagttaattattcttactctgaacTGCCTCTTAACCCTTTCTATCATTATCCTAAACATTACGGTACAATGATCACTCTCTCCGAAATGTTTCCCCGCTGACACTTGGATCTACTTAGCCCActtcatttccaagaaccaggtgCAACAGCGCATCATTTCTTGTTGGACTGGGCACATGCCGCTGTAGAAAAATTTCCTGAACACAATCTAGGAACTTTAGCCACTCTCCGTCCTTTACACTAACACTGTCCCAGCCTACATTTGAATAATTAAAGTGCTCCATTATACCTACTTTATATTGTTTgcacatctctgtaacttccttgcAGATTTGATCTTCTACATCCTTCCCACTAGTAGCAATCTATAGACTACACCAAGCAATGTAAGCACACCCTTTTCAATAGCTCTAGtcaaattgattctgtccttgaacTATCTGGGACATGCTCTTCCTCCAGCACGGCAATGCTCTCCTCGATCAATACTGTTATCTTTCCTCCTTTCTTATCTTTTCTGAACATCTTGTGCCAGgaacatttaactcccagtcctgCCTTTCCTTGAGCAGGTCTCTGTTATCGCCACATTATATTTCCACAATGCAATCTGTGCCTGTAACTCCCCAATCTTATTTACTGTACTCCATGCATTCACATACAGGTATAGTAAACCTGATTTAGATATCACTATTTTCTCTCTTTCTCCAACTTCACCTATTAACTTATCATTCTCTATCCTTGCTTTCTGTCCCTCAGTATTTAGTGCATCCTGATATTCCTCTCTAATATTTCCTTTTGGTGACCACACCTTTCAACTTAGTTCAAAAATCAGCACTAGCGAAACGCCCTACAAGGAACTCAGTCCCAGATCTGCTCGGATGCAACCCATCTTACTGGTACAGGTGCCATCCCCTGAGCCTGTGCCATCCCCTCAGAGACTTttccaggaatctaaagccctccctcttaCACTGTCTtgccagccatgcattcatctatcTTAGCCTCCCATTTCTGTACTCGCAAATAGTGCTCTTGAGTAATCTAGAGATTATTACATTTGAGTTGCAGCTTAAGTTTCTACCTAGTTCCCTAAATTCTGATTACAGGGCCCCAATCCCCTTCCTACCCAAATTACTGGTACCCACGTGAACCACAACC
This region of Scyliorhinus torazame isolate Kashiwa2021f chromosome 18, sScyTor2.1, whole genome shotgun sequence genomic DNA includes:
- the LOC140395469 gene encoding leucine-rich repeat-containing protein 59-like isoform X2, which gives rise to MPKNSGKQQNPNPSPSLSLRERLDGNELDLSLSGLSEVPARELAALPKATNLDMSCNCIIMLPPEFCNLTHLIKLDLSKNQLQELPSDFGRLVNLQHLDLYNNKLTNLPVSFAQLKNLKWLDLKGNPLDPLLEKVAGDCLDEKQCKLSAANVLRYMKTIQSEQDREKQRRLQVERELEKRRESEMRAKEARERELRKREKMEEKERRRKEYDAQKLQRFNQPKEEKPIEPAFSSSPSSSQKGHLFHQVLLKVLLFLLLGTVITVVMCRRTDFPHEQLCSAVNHLYEDTLHALRGNEILQRILRSIPFP
- the LOC140395469 gene encoding leucine-rich repeat-containing protein 59-like isoform X1, which encodes MPKNSGKQQNPNPSPSLSLRERLDGNELDLSLSGLSEVPARELAALPKATNLDMSCNCIIMLPPEFCNLTHLIKLDLSKNQLQELPSDFGRLVNLQHLDLYNNKLTNLPVSFAQLKNLKWLDLKGNPLDPLLEKVAGDCLDEKQCKLSAANVLRYMKTIQSEQDREKQRRLQVERELEKRRESEMRAKEARERELRKREKMEEKERRRKEYDAQKLQRFNQPKEEKPIGTLEKPAFSSSPSSSQKGHLFHQVLLKVLLFLLLGTVITVVMCRRTDFPHEQLCSAVNHLYEDTLHALRGNEILQRILRSIPFP